A window of Fibrobacter sp. genomic DNA:
CGACCACAAGCGTGATTATCGCAATCACGATATTGACGGGGCGGGTCATCTTGAAGAGCGCTTCAAACATCGGCTACAAATATAAAAAGAAAAATCCGGTTTTTGAACCGGATTTTTTAGTAGCGGGGGCAGGACTTGAACGCTGCGACCTTCGGGTTATGAGCCCGACGAGCTACCAACTGCTCCACCCCGCGTCGAGGTAAGCCCATATATAGAAATATGAGCCCGATTTGTCAAGGGCAAAACAGCAAATTATGCGAAATTACGCTGAAAACCGCAATTCGGTGAAAAGCGCGCGCTTTCGCGAATATGGCCTGTGTGCGTGGTTACACGAATTTTTTCAGGATGTGCTTGCTGGCGACGAAGTAGTCGATACCGCTGATGATGGTAATCGCGGTGATGACTCCCATGACGGTCATCGGGAACACGTCCCAGATGCTGTCGAATCCCGGAATGAGGACTCGCACCGGGTCGATGGCGCCGAGGAGGATGGCGACGATGCCGATTCCCTGAAGGGCTGTTTTCCACTTGCCGCTACGGCGTGCGGGCATGATAAGGCCTTCGCTTGCGGCGAGCGTGCGGAGCGTTTCCACGCTGGATTCGCGGAAGTAGATGAGGGCTACCATCCACACGGGGGCATATCCCGTCGCGATGAAGCACATGAAAATCGTCATGTTCGAAATCTTGTCGCTGAATGGGTCGAGGTACTTGCCGAGCGTGCTCACTTCGCCCATCTTGCGGGCGAGTTTTCCGTCGAGGAAGTCGGTAAGCATGAACCCGAGCACCATGATAAGCGCGAGGCTCTTGAACACGATGCTGTTGTTGCTGTAGTCCAGGTCGTTGTCGTAGAAGAACACCCAGAGGAAGAACGGGGTCAGCACGATGCGGCTCATGGTGAGCTGCGATGCGAGGGAAAGCGGCTTGCGGTGAGCGGGGTCGCGGTAGTACCAGTAGGCATACGCAGCGGTGGAGGCGAGGATAAGCAGGATGGAGGTGACCATCGCAATCTGCTGGTAGTCCTCGAGGTTCAGCAGGTACACGCCCATCGTGATGGTAATCGAGATGTTCGCGAGTTTGCTCCAGCGCCTCTTGCGCGGCAGGGATTTACCTTCGCGCAGCACCCCGAGCGAGAACAGCGAATGCGCAATCAGTCGGGCGAGCAAGAAAACGCAGCCCACGGCGAGCAACTTCTCGGCCTGTTCGTTCTGCAGGAGGTTGCGCACAAAAATGCTCGTCATGACTACGA
This region includes:
- the pgsA gene encoding CDP-diacylglycerol--glycerol-3-phosphate 3-phosphatidyltransferase encodes the protein MDKTACAFVGIALIMGWVNLYQLRAQEIEKPYYRLWLNIIDGALSFVVMTSIFVRNLLQNEQAEKLLAVGCVFLLARLIAHSLFSLGVLREGKSLPRKRRWSKLANISITITMGVYLLNLEDYQQIAMVTSILLILASTAAYAYWYYRDPAHRKPLSLASQLTMSRIVLTPFFLWVFFYDNDLDYSNNSIVFKSLALIMVLGFMLTDFLDGKLARKMGEVSTLGKYLDPFSDKISNMTIFMCFIATGYAPVWMVALIYFRESSVETLRTLAASEGLIMPARRSGKWKTALQGIGIVAILLGAIDPVRVLIPGFDSIWDVFPMTVMGVITAITIISGIDYFVASKHILKKFV